A section of the Archocentrus centrarchus isolate MPI-CPG fArcCen1 unplaced genomic scaffold, fArcCen1 scaffold_45_ctg1, whole genome shotgun sequence genome encodes:
- the LOC115777248 gene encoding selection and upkeep of intraepithelial T-cells protein 8-like isoform X2 — translation MIITADPGQDVTLTCRAPNNNIMIVEWSRADLRHEHVFVYRGGQFVPEEQHPSFKNRVDLQDRQMKDGDVSVILKNVTAADSGTYECRVQRDGYSSMQLMDIITLSVAPPPGPGPGTTEGGVSRGRPGLIASHFLCFLLLAL, via the exons ATGATCATCACAGCTGATCCTGGACAGGACGTCACTCTGACATGTCGCGCTCCCAACAACAACATCATGATTgtagagtggagcagagctgacctgaGACATGAACATGTCTTTGTGTATCGGGGTGGTCAGTTTGTTCCAGAGGAGCAGCATCCATCCTTCaagaaccgggtggatctgcaggacagacagatgaaggatggagacgtgtctgtgatCCTGAAGAACGTGACTGCTGCAGATAGTGGAACATACGAGTGTCGTGTCCAGAGGGATGGGTACAGTAGCATGCAGCTCATGGACATCATCACCCTGAGTGTTGctcctcctccag gtccaggACCAGGAACCACAGAGGGTGGAGTCAGCAGAGGACGTCCTGGACTGATAGCGAGTCACTTTTTGTGCTTCTTGTTGTTGGCTTTGTGA